A genomic stretch from Cellulomonas sp. KRMCY2 includes:
- the ligA gene encoding NAD-dependent DNA ligase LigA → MSEQPRDSHDIADAGLDEAAARHRWTELAEQVRDHQFAYYVRDAPTVSDAEYDILLRRLNALEDAHPELRTPDSPTQLVGGTFSTDFAAVDHVERMLSLDNAFSDDDVAAWAERVRRDITGAAGAPDLHYLCELKIDGLAIALLYENGRLVRAATRGDGRTGEDVTLNVRTIQGIPHTLAGDDHPELIEVRGEVFLPVEGFAELNAAQVAAGKAPFANPRNSAAGSLRQKDPKVTAARPLRMLCHGVGALRWAGHEQATARQSETYDLLATWGLPVSTHTRVVEDLAGIQTMIAYYGEHRHDVEHEIDGIVIKVDETVLQRRLGATSRAPRWAIAFKYPPEEVNTKLLDIRVNVGRTGRVTPYGVMQPVLVAGSTVEMATLHNASEVERKGVLIGDTVVLRKAGDVIPEIVGPVVELRDGSEHPFVMPTHCPSCGTPLAPSKEGDVDIRCPNARSCPAQLRERVAALAGRGALDIEAMGGEAAIALTDPELGRPTDPALYRPGGEVTAPPPDALPPRQDGVLVDEGGLFDLRAADLADVRVWREIKKGGEGTGLWEDRLFFWTKPTAKVPSKPSQNTEKLFEQLELAKQRPLWRVLVALSIRHVGPTAARALATAFGSLDAIRAADEAELAAVEGVGPTIAAALRDWFAEKWHVDIVNRWAAAGMRMADERDATVPRTLEDLTVVVTGSLEGFSRDGAKEAIIARGGKAAGSVSKKTDYVVVGENAGSKEAKARELGLRILDEQAFVTLLDRGPEGLADEPAT, encoded by the coding sequence GTGAGCGAGCAGCCCCGGGACAGCCATGACATCGCCGACGCGGGCCTCGACGAGGCCGCCGCGCGCCACCGGTGGACCGAGCTCGCCGAGCAGGTCCGCGACCACCAGTTCGCGTACTACGTGCGGGACGCGCCCACGGTCAGCGACGCCGAGTACGACATCCTGCTGCGTCGCCTGAACGCGCTGGAGGACGCGCACCCGGAGCTGCGCACCCCCGACTCACCCACCCAGCTGGTCGGCGGCACGTTCTCGACCGACTTCGCCGCCGTCGACCACGTCGAGCGGATGCTGAGCCTCGACAACGCCTTCTCCGACGACGACGTCGCGGCCTGGGCCGAGCGGGTCCGGCGCGACATCACCGGGGCCGCGGGTGCCCCGGACCTGCACTACCTGTGCGAGCTGAAGATCGACGGTCTGGCCATCGCGCTCCTGTACGAGAACGGCCGCCTCGTCCGCGCCGCCACCCGCGGCGACGGGCGGACCGGTGAGGACGTCACGCTCAACGTCCGGACCATCCAGGGCATCCCGCACACGCTGGCCGGCGACGACCACCCCGAGCTGATCGAGGTGCGCGGCGAGGTGTTCCTGCCGGTCGAGGGCTTCGCGGAGCTCAACGCCGCCCAGGTGGCGGCCGGCAAGGCGCCGTTCGCCAACCCACGGAACTCGGCCGCCGGGTCGCTGCGCCAGAAGGATCCCAAGGTCACCGCCGCCCGTCCGCTGCGGATGCTGTGCCACGGCGTCGGCGCGCTGCGCTGGGCGGGTCACGAGCAGGCGACCGCCCGCCAGTCGGAGACCTACGACCTGCTCGCCACCTGGGGGCTGCCGGTCTCGACCCACACCCGGGTCGTCGAGGACCTCGCGGGCATCCAGACGATGATCGCGTACTACGGCGAGCACCGGCACGACGTCGAGCACGAGATCGACGGCATCGTGATCAAGGTCGACGAGACAGTGCTCCAGCGGCGGCTCGGCGCGACCAGCCGGGCGCCGCGCTGGGCCATCGCCTTCAAGTACCCGCCCGAGGAGGTCAACACCAAGCTCCTCGACATCCGGGTCAACGTCGGCCGGACCGGCCGGGTCACGCCCTACGGCGTCATGCAGCCCGTGCTCGTCGCGGGGTCGACCGTCGAGATGGCGACCTTGCACAACGCGAGCGAGGTCGAGCGCAAGGGCGTCCTGATCGGCGACACCGTCGTGCTGCGCAAGGCGGGCGACGTGATCCCCGAGATCGTCGGGCCGGTGGTCGAGCTGCGCGACGGCTCCGAGCACCCGTTCGTCATGCCGACGCACTGCCCCTCGTGCGGGACGCCGCTGGCGCCGTCCAAGGAGGGCGACGTCGACATCCGCTGCCCGAACGCCCGCTCGTGCCCGGCCCAGCTGCGCGAGCGGGTCGCGGCCCTCGCCGGGCGGGGCGCGCTGGACATCGAGGCGATGGGCGGGGAGGCGGCGATCGCCCTGACCGACCCCGAGCTGGGCCGGCCGACCGACCCGGCGCTCTACCGGCCCGGCGGCGAGGTCACCGCACCGCCGCCCGACGCGCTGCCGCCGAGGCAGGACGGCGTCCTGGTCGACGAGGGCGGCCTGTTCGACCTACGGGCCGCCGACCTGGCCGACGTCCGCGTCTGGCGCGAGATCAAGAAGGGCGGCGAGGGGACCGGGCTGTGGGAGGACCGGCTCTTCTTCTGGACCAAGCCGACCGCCAAGGTGCCGTCGAAGCCGTCGCAGAACACCGAGAAGCTCTTCGAGCAGCTCGAGCTCGCCAAGCAGCGGCCGCTGTGGCGCGTCCTGGTGGCGCTGTCGATCCGGCACGTGGGCCCGACGGCGGCGCGTGCGCTGGCCACGGCCTTCGGCTCGCTCGACGCGATCCGCGCCGCGGACGAGGCCGAGCTCGCCGCGGTCGAAGGCGTCGGCCCGACGATCGCGGCCGCCCTGCGCGACTGGTTCGCCGAGAAGTGGCACGTCGACATCGTCAACCGGTGGGCGGCCGCCGGGATGCGGATGGCCGACGAGCGCGACGCCACGGTCCCGCGCACCCTGGAGGACCTGACGGTCGTGGTGACCGGGTCGCTCGAGGGCTTCTCGCGGGACGGCGCCAAGGAGGCGATCATCGCCCGCGGTGGCAAGGCGGCCGGCAGCGTCTCGAAGAAGACCGACTACGTCGTCGTCGGGGAGAACGCGGGATCCAAGGAGGCCAAGGCCCGTGAGCTCGGGCTGCGGATCCTCGACGAGCAGGCCTTCGTCACGCTCCTCGACCGGGGACCGGAGGGTCTGGCTGACGAACCTGCGACCTGA
- a CDS encoding ATP-binding protein codes for MPGWRLREFHADDLDGILRLWEVATRDNAEPVYGLAEVLASCQKDHALVAVHGEEIVGAVVGRAAHAQGWIVFLATAEQWRDRGIGTALLAALEKRMEPHGLTKLSALLPESETRVDDFLGQGFEVKSRLRYFERRLPVQREELGALSELGGRILPRGLWDAVGGMQREKDLLERRLVLPLAKPDLAEQYGIVPPRAVMLFGPPGTGKTTFAKAIASRLEWSFVEVFPSRLAADPRGLAGALRETFDKIADLEHAVVFIDEVEEIAARRKGEPPSPMQGVTNELLKIIPVFREQPDRLLVCATNFIRILDSAFLRHGRFDYVIPIGLPDDAARRAIWDRYIPPSVSGSVDLDLLVQNSEGFSPADIEYAARKASQQALETSLDTDDESARAIGPSTTDYLDAIGGTKATVSVEVAAEFLDDIASIARL; via the coding sequence ATGCCGGGATGGCGACTCAGGGAGTTCCACGCCGATGACCTCGACGGCATCCTGCGGCTGTGGGAGGTCGCCACGCGCGACAATGCCGAGCCCGTGTACGGGCTCGCCGAGGTCCTCGCGTCCTGCCAGAAGGACCACGCGCTGGTGGCCGTGCACGGCGAGGAGATCGTCGGTGCCGTCGTCGGCCGCGCGGCGCACGCACAGGGCTGGATCGTCTTCCTCGCCACCGCCGAGCAGTGGCGCGACCGCGGCATCGGGACGGCCCTGCTGGCCGCGCTGGAGAAGCGGATGGAGCCGCACGGCCTGACCAAGCTCTCCGCGCTGCTGCCCGAGTCCGAGACCCGGGTCGACGACTTCCTGGGGCAGGGCTTCGAGGTCAAGAGCCGCCTGCGCTACTTCGAGCGCCGGCTCCCGGTGCAGCGCGAAGAGCTCGGTGCGCTCAGCGAGCTCGGCGGACGCATCCTGCCGAGGGGCCTGTGGGACGCCGTCGGCGGGATGCAGCGTGAGAAGGACCTGCTCGAACGCAGGCTCGTGCTTCCGCTGGCCAAGCCGGACCTCGCCGAGCAGTACGGGATCGTCCCGCCGCGTGCGGTCATGCTCTTCGGCCCTCCGGGGACCGGCAAGACGACGTTCGCCAAGGCGATCGCGTCGCGGCTCGAGTGGTCGTTCGTCGAGGTGTTCCCGTCACGGCTCGCCGCCGATCCGCGGGGGCTTGCCGGCGCGCTGCGGGAGACCTTCGACAAGATCGCCGACCTCGAGCACGCGGTCGTCTTCATCGACGAGGTCGAGGAGATCGCCGCCCGGCGCAAGGGCGAACCGCCGTCGCCCATGCAGGGCGTGACCAACGAGCTGCTCAAGATCATCCCGGTGTTCCGCGAGCAGCCCGACCGGCTCCTGGTGTGTGCGACCAACTTCATCCGGATCCTCGACTCCGCGTTCCTGCGCCACGGCCGGTTCGACTACGTCATCCCGATCGGCCTGCCCGACGACGCCGCGCGTCGCGCCATCTGGGACCGCTACATCCCGCCGTCGGTGTCCGGGAGCGTCGACCTCGACCTGCTCGTCCAGAACAGCGAGGGCTTCTCGCCGGCGGACATCGAGTACGCCGCTCGCAAGGCCTCCCAGCAGGCGCTCGAGACCTCGCTCGACACCGACGACGAGTCCGCCCGTGCGATCGGACCGTCCACGACGGACTACCTCGATGCGATCGGTGGGACCAAGGCGACCGTCTCGGTCGAGGTCGCTGCGGAGTTCCTCGACGACATCGCGTCGATCGCGCGCCTCTGA
- the mnmA gene encoding tRNA 2-thiouridine(34) synthase MnmA, with product MRVLAALSGGVDSAVAAARAVDAGHDVVGVHMALSRNRQEYRTGSRGCCSIEDAGDARRAADVLGIPYYVWDLSEKFEQTVVADFLAEYEAGRTPNPCVRCNEHIKFEALLDKGVALGFDAVCTGHYARIELHEDGTRELHRAVDLAKDQSYVLAVMGPDRLARAMFPLGEVASKDDVRAEAAVRGLGVSAKPDSYDICFVADGDTQGFLHEHLGIRPGEVLDTDGNVVGRHEGAYAFTVGQRKGLALGRPAPDGRPRYVLDVQPVTNTVVVGPAELLTVTGIAADQAVWFVSPEPGAWFDCAVQVRAHGAPVPGRATATIDDAGKPSGVVIQLHEGLRGVAPGQSVVLYDGTRVLGQATVGSTTR from the coding sequence ATGCGTGTGCTGGCAGCCCTCTCCGGGGGCGTGGACTCCGCTGTGGCCGCCGCCCGTGCGGTCGACGCGGGGCACGACGTCGTCGGCGTGCACATGGCCCTGTCGCGCAACCGTCAGGAGTACCGGACCGGCTCGCGCGGCTGCTGCTCGATCGAGGACGCCGGTGATGCGCGCCGCGCCGCGGACGTGCTCGGCATCCCCTACTACGTGTGGGACCTGTCCGAGAAGTTCGAGCAGACAGTGGTCGCGGACTTCCTGGCCGAGTACGAGGCCGGCCGCACCCCCAACCCGTGCGTCCGCTGCAACGAGCACATCAAGTTCGAGGCGCTCCTGGACAAGGGTGTCGCGCTCGGCTTCGACGCCGTCTGCACCGGCCACTACGCCCGCATCGAGCTGCACGAGGACGGCACCCGCGAGCTGCACCGGGCCGTCGACCTGGCCAAGGACCAGTCCTACGTGCTGGCGGTGATGGGCCCGGACCGGCTCGCCCGCGCCATGTTCCCGCTCGGCGAGGTCGCCTCGAAGGACGACGTCCGGGCGGAGGCGGCGGTGCGCGGCCTCGGGGTCTCGGCCAAGCCGGACTCCTACGACATCTGCTTCGTGGCCGACGGCGACACCCAGGGGTTCCTGCACGAGCACCTCGGGATCCGGCCCGGTGAGGTGCTCGACACCGACGGGAACGTGGTCGGGCGGCACGAGGGCGCCTACGCGTTCACGGTCGGCCAACGGAAGGGTCTGGCCCTCGGCCGGCCGGCTCCGGACGGCCGTCCGCGCTACGTCCTGGACGTGCAGCCGGTTACCAACACGGTCGTCGTCGGGCCCGCCGAGCTGCTCACGGTGACCGGCATCGCCGCCGACCAGGCCGTGTGGTTCGTGTCGCCCGAGCCGGGCGCGTGGTTCGACTGCGCCGTGCAGGTCCGCGCCCACGGCGCACCCGTCCCGGGTCGCGCGACGGCCACCATCGACGACGCCGGGAAGCCTTCCGGCGTCGTGATCCAGCTGCACGAGGGTCTGCGGGGCGTCGCCCCGGGCCAGTCCGTCGTGCTCTACGACGGGACGCGCGTGCTCGGCCAGGCGACTGTGGGGTCCACGACACGATGA
- a CDS encoding cellulase family glycosylhydrolase — MSARRRAVVVVLVALFAFGAGLGVYALLSPADGPGPEFVTRDGDQFMLDGEPFYAAGSNNYRPMFLDPTVVDQIMAAVADNDHRVLRAWAFNDIGDPADPTTSIDPQNTTTYFHSWDPAAEAPAFNDGETGLEQLDYMVASAKEHGVRLVLPFVNNWGPYGGMDQYVRWAGAEFHSDFYTDATIRQWYKDWVEHLLNRVNTITGVAYKDEPTIMAWELANEPRCVASGSYEAGPDCTTDTLTAWATEMAAFVKSVDGNHLVGLGDEGFWCEPDGEHWTDDCSQGVDARAIAQLEDIDMVGLHLYPDHWDTTVDWSEQYVIEHVALAADVDKPVFIGEYGWRGDAPRSIVFHQWMSAYFEQGGDVALYWLMQPRDQFTTPPDSDGFTAYCPSAVCTQVGQWTRAVADGDRDQPPVAEVDVLVATEGVRGLADLLANDVSLFSELDPTSVDLDPEASGVQDEVTSSDGVARVADGVLTYEPAEGFVGRSEVSYTVADVDGLVSEPVDVTVRVNAAE; from the coding sequence ATGTCTGCACGCCGCCGCGCCGTTGTCGTGGTGCTCGTCGCACTGTTCGCGTTCGGGGCCGGTCTCGGCGTCTACGCCCTGCTGAGCCCGGCCGACGGCCCGGGCCCCGAGTTCGTGACCCGCGACGGCGACCAGTTCATGCTCGACGGCGAGCCGTTCTACGCCGCCGGATCGAACAACTACCGGCCGATGTTCCTCGACCCGACAGTCGTCGACCAGATCATGGCTGCGGTCGCGGACAACGACCACCGGGTGCTGCGCGCCTGGGCGTTCAACGACATCGGCGACCCCGCGGACCCGACCACGTCGATCGACCCGCAGAACACCACGACCTACTTCCACTCCTGGGATCCCGCGGCCGAGGCCCCCGCCTTCAACGACGGCGAGACCGGCCTGGAGCAGCTCGACTACATGGTGGCCTCGGCCAAGGAGCACGGCGTCCGGCTCGTCCTGCCCTTCGTGAACAACTGGGGCCCCTACGGCGGGATGGACCAGTACGTCAGGTGGGCCGGCGCCGAGTTCCACTCCGACTTCTACACCGACGCGACGATCCGCCAGTGGTACAAGGACTGGGTCGAGCACCTGCTCAACCGGGTCAACACGATCACCGGCGTCGCGTACAAGGACGAGCCGACGATCATGGCCTGGGAGCTCGCGAACGAGCCGCGCTGCGTCGCCTCGGGGAGCTACGAGGCGGGCCCCGACTGCACGACCGACACGCTGACCGCGTGGGCCACCGAGATGGCCGCCTTCGTGAAGTCCGTCGACGGCAACCACCTGGTCGGCCTCGGCGACGAGGGCTTCTGGTGCGAGCCGGACGGTGAGCACTGGACCGACGACTGCAGCCAGGGCGTCGACGCGCGCGCCATCGCGCAGCTCGAGGACATCGACATGGTCGGCCTGCACCTGTACCCGGACCACTGGGACACGACGGTCGACTGGTCCGAGCAGTACGTCATCGAGCACGTCGCGCTGGCCGCCGACGTGGACAAGCCGGTCTTCATCGGCGAGTACGGCTGGCGCGGCGACGCCCCCCGCAGCATCGTCTTCCACCAGTGGATGAGCGCGTACTTCGAGCAGGGCGGCGACGTCGCGCTCTACTGGCTGATGCAGCCGAGGGACCAGTTCACGACCCCGCCGGACTCCGACGGGTTCACCGCCTACTGCCCGTCGGCGGTCTGCACCCAGGTGGGCCAGTGGACACGTGCCGTGGCCGACGGCGACCGCGACCAGCCACCCGTGGCCGAGGTCGACGTCCTGGTCGCGACCGAAGGAGTCAGAGGCCTGGCCGACCTGCTGGCCAACGACGTGTCCCTATTCTCCGAGCTCGACCCGACGAGTGTGGACCTCGACCCGGAGGCTTCGGGTGTGCAGGACGAGGTGACGTCGTCCGACGGCGTGGCTCGGGTGGCCGATGGCGTGCTGACGTACGAACCGGCGGAGGGGTTCGTCGGTCGCAGCGAGGTCTCGTACACGGTGGCCGATGTCGACGGGCTGGTCAGTGAGCCGGTTGACGTGACTGTGCGGGTGAACGCTGCGGAGTAG
- the gatA gene encoding Asp-tRNA(Asn)/Glu-tRNA(Gln) amidotransferase subunit GatA codes for MTDSTGRAPSADLTRRTAAELATALRSREVSSVEVTQAHLDRIAAVDGAVHAFLHIASDEALATARDVDARRAAGEDLHPLAGVPIAVKDIVVTKGLPTTAGSKILEGWIPPYDATIVERLHAAGLPILGKTNMDEFAMGSSTEHSAYGNTHNPWDLDRIPGGSGGGSAAAVGAYEAPLAIGTDTGGSIRQPAAVTGTVGVKPTYGGVSRYGLIALASSLDQAGPVTRSVLDSALLHEVIGGHDRRDSTSLPDALPALVEAARTGAGGDLTGVRVGVVHELNGEGYQAGVRARFEESLDLLRSAGADVVEVSCPHFTYALAAYYLILPAEASSNLAKFDGMRFGLRVEPTDGPITAEHVMGATRGQGFGDEVKRRIILGTYALSAGYYDAYYGSAQKVRTLIQRDFAAAFEQADVLVSPTAPTTAFRLGEKLDDPLAMYLNDVATIPANLAGVPGMSLPSGLSDDGLPVGFQILAPARADDRLYRVGAALEMLLERRWGGPLLSLAPELPTGVPLTGVPLTEGTTR; via the coding sequence ATGACCGACAGCACCGGGCGCGCCCCGAGCGCCGACCTCACCCGCCGCACCGCGGCCGAGCTCGCGACGGCCCTGCGCTCCCGTGAGGTGAGCAGCGTGGAGGTCACGCAGGCCCACCTGGACCGGATCGCCGCGGTCGACGGCGCCGTGCACGCCTTCCTGCACATCGCGTCCGACGAGGCGCTGGCCACGGCCCGCGACGTCGACGCGCGTCGCGCGGCGGGCGAGGACCTGCACCCGCTCGCCGGGGTGCCGATCGCCGTCAAGGACATCGTCGTGACCAAGGGCCTGCCGACGACGGCGGGCTCCAAGATCCTGGAGGGCTGGATCCCGCCCTACGACGCGACGATCGTCGAGCGCCTGCACGCCGCCGGGCTGCCGATCCTCGGCAAGACGAACATGGACGAGTTCGCGATGGGCTCGTCGACCGAGCACTCCGCGTACGGCAACACGCACAACCCGTGGGACCTGGACCGGATCCCCGGTGGCTCGGGCGGCGGCAGCGCAGCAGCCGTCGGTGCGTACGAGGCGCCGCTGGCGATCGGCACCGACACCGGTGGCTCGATCCGTCAGCCGGCCGCCGTGACCGGGACCGTCGGGGTCAAGCCCACCTACGGCGGGGTCTCCCGGTACGGCCTCATCGCGCTCGCCTCGAGCCTCGACCAGGCGGGCCCGGTCACCCGGTCCGTGCTCGACTCCGCGCTGCTGCACGAGGTCATCGGTGGGCACGACCGACGCGACTCGACGTCGCTGCCGGACGCCCTGCCGGCGCTCGTCGAGGCGGCACGGACCGGCGCCGGCGGTGACCTCACCGGGGTGCGGGTCGGCGTCGTGCACGAGCTCAACGGCGAGGGCTACCAGGCCGGCGTGCGCGCGCGCTTCGAGGAGTCCCTGGACCTGCTCCGCAGCGCGGGCGCCGACGTCGTCGAGGTCTCGTGCCCGCACTTCACCTACGCCTTGGCGGCCTACTACCTGATCCTGCCGGCCGAGGCGTCGAGCAACCTCGCCAAGTTCGACGGCATGCGCTTCGGCCTGCGCGTCGAGCCGACCGACGGACCGATCACCGCCGAGCACGTGATGGGTGCGACCCGTGGGCAGGGCTTCGGCGACGAGGTCAAGCGCCGCATCATCCTGGGCACCTACGCGCTGTCCGCCGGCTACTACGACGCCTACTACGGCAGTGCGCAGAAGGTCCGCACCCTGATCCAGCGGGACTTCGCGGCCGCCTTCGAGCAGGCCGACGTCCTGGTCTCGCCGACCGCACCGACCACCGCGTTCAGGCTCGGCGAGAAGCTCGACGACCCGCTCGCGATGTACCTCAACGACGTCGCGACCATCCCGGCGAACCTCGCCGGCGTCCCCGGGATGTCCCTGCCGAGCGGCCTGTCGGACGACGGCCTGCCGGTCGGCTTCCAGATCCTGGCACCGGCGCGGGCCGACGACCGGCTCTACCGGGTCGGCGCCGCGCTCGAGATGCTGCTCGAGCGCCGCTGGGGCGGGCCGCTGCTGAGCCTGGCCCCCGAGCTTCCGACCGGTGTGCCGCTGACCGGTGTGCCGCTGACCGAGGGGACGACCCGATGA
- a CDS encoding GNAT family N-acetyltransferase, translating to MTIIVRPVEPGDLIRVGELTAHAYLADGLISEQDDYFQELRDARRRADEAKVLVAVEDEHVVGTITLAGHGSPYAEIAGPGELEIRMLAVDPAFRGKGVGEKLVRAGLALGLAEGARSIILSTMPGMRTARRMYERIGLYRAAERDWPIGGQTMLVFSTSRGPTDDD from the coding sequence ATGACGATCATCGTGCGTCCCGTCGAGCCAGGCGACCTGATCCGGGTCGGAGAGCTGACTGCCCATGCCTACCTCGCGGACGGCCTGATCAGCGAGCAGGACGACTACTTCCAGGAGCTGCGGGACGCGCGGCGCCGGGCCGACGAGGCGAAGGTTCTGGTCGCGGTCGAGGACGAGCACGTCGTCGGCACCATCACCCTCGCCGGCCACGGCTCGCCGTACGCGGAGATCGCCGGACCGGGTGAGCTCGAGATCAGGATGCTCGCCGTCGACCCGGCCTTCCGGGGCAAGGGGGTCGGTGAGAAGCTCGTCCGGGCGGGCCTCGCGCTCGGTCTCGCCGAGGGCGCCCGGTCGATCATCCTGTCGACCATGCCGGGGATGCGCACGGCACGGCGGATGTACGAGCGGATCGGGCTGTACCGGGCCGCCGAACGGGACTGGCCGATCGGCGGCCAGACGATGCTCGTGTTCTCCACGAGCCGCGGTCCGACCGACGACGACTGA
- a CDS encoding response regulator transcription factor, with translation MRIVLAEDSVLLREGLVRLLQEAGHAVVAAVDHADAIVPAVVEHRPDVAVIDVRMPPTFTDDGLRAAVQARQAVPGLGVLVLSQYVEGSYARDLLADGRGGVGYLLKDRVQDLEALDDALTRVAAGGSALDPEVVAQLLVGRLAVDPLGTLTPREREVLALMAEGRSNAAIATALVVSPGAVEKHVGNVFAKLGLPPSQGHHRRVLAVLAWLRGVGS, from the coding sequence ATGCGCATCGTGCTCGCGGAGGACTCGGTCCTGCTCAGGGAAGGGCTCGTCCGGCTGCTTCAGGAGGCCGGCCACGCGGTCGTCGCGGCGGTGGACCACGCCGACGCGATCGTGCCGGCCGTCGTGGAGCACCGGCCCGACGTCGCCGTGATCGACGTGCGCATGCCACCGACCTTCACCGACGACGGGCTGCGCGCAGCGGTCCAGGCCCGGCAGGCGGTTCCGGGCCTCGGTGTGCTGGTGCTCTCGCAGTACGTCGAGGGGTCCTACGCCCGTGACCTGCTCGCCGACGGGCGCGGTGGCGTCGGCTACCTGCTCAAGGATCGGGTCCAGGATCTCGAGGCCCTCGACGACGCCCTCACGCGGGTCGCGGCGGGTGGCTCGGCCCTGGACCCCGAGGTGGTCGCCCAGCTGCTCGTCGGCCGGCTCGCGGTCGATCCGCTGGGGACGCTCACGCCGCGCGAGCGCGAGGTGCTGGCGCTGATGGCCGAGGGACGGTCCAACGCCGCGATCGCCACCGCGCTCGTCGTCAGTCCTGGCGCCGTCGAGAAGCATGTCGGCAACGTCTTCGCCAAGCTGGGCCTGCCGCCGTCGCAGGGGCACCACCGTCGCGTGCTGGCTGTCCTGGCCTGGCTGCGCGGCGTGGGGTCGTAG
- a CDS encoding sensor domain-containing protein: MSHLPYPGADDIAGSDPSASSPDPADPSALQQLGRDSAYLLATLPVAIVSFTLLITGISLAAGLLVTVIGIPVAVATLALAVGFERAERARLGARGTTLEPVVYAPPEGTGLRRMVGVLRDPRRWAAVLHGVGALPLSVATWSIAVTWWAGALGGLTYWFWERWLPSPDTSTTLVDLLDLPLSDSALNLLIGLFFAATLVPVLRSCVAAHAGWARLLLTGASRQALAAQVDELNARRSAAAAAEAQSLRRLERDIHDGPQQRLVRLGMDLSSAERTLEDDPAAARELLAGARALAAETLTELRALSRGIAPPILADRGLAAALTAVAARSSVPTSVEVDLPAERPTPAIENAAYFVASEALANTAKHAAATSATVRVRYLPTGAGVLRIEVHDDGRGGAALGKGHGLAGLADRVAGLGGTLDLVSPVGGPTSVVAELPLT, from the coding sequence ATGAGCCACCTCCCGTACCCCGGAGCCGACGACATCGCCGGCTCGGACCCGTCCGCCTCCTCCCCCGACCCGGCCGACCCTTCCGCCCTGCAGCAGCTGGGCCGGGACAGCGCCTACCTGTTGGCGACGCTGCCGGTGGCCATCGTGTCGTTCACCCTGCTCATCACGGGGATCTCGCTCGCGGCGGGCCTCCTGGTCACCGTGATCGGGATCCCGGTGGCGGTCGCGACCCTCGCCCTCGCCGTCGGCTTCGAGCGCGCCGAGCGAGCCCGGCTCGGCGCCCGCGGCACCACCCTGGAACCTGTGGTCTACGCGCCGCCGGAGGGCACCGGGCTGCGTCGCATGGTCGGCGTGCTCAGGGACCCACGCCGGTGGGCCGCGGTGCTGCACGGCGTCGGCGCCCTGCCGCTGTCCGTCGCGACGTGGAGCATCGCGGTGACCTGGTGGGCCGGGGCCCTCGGCGGCCTGACCTACTGGTTCTGGGAGCGCTGGCTGCCGAGCCCCGACACGAGCACGACCCTGGTCGACCTGCTCGACCTGCCGCTCAGCGACTCCGCCCTGAACCTCCTGATCGGCCTGTTCTTCGCCGCGACGCTCGTCCCCGTGCTGCGCAGCTGCGTGGCCGCCCATGCGGGATGGGCACGGCTCCTGCTCACCGGCGCCTCGCGCCAGGCCCTGGCGGCCCAGGTCGACGAGCTCAACGCGCGCCGGTCAGCGGCGGCGGCCGCCGAGGCGCAGTCCCTGCGGCGTCTCGAGCGCGACATCCACGACGGTCCCCAGCAGCGCCTGGTCCGGCTCGGGATGGATCTGTCCTCGGCAGAGCGGACGCTCGAGGACGACCCGGCCGCTGCGCGGGAGCTGCTCGCCGGGGCGCGCGCCCTCGCCGCTGAGACGCTCACCGAGCTCCGGGCGCTGTCCCGCGGGATCGCGCCACCGATCCTGGCCGACCGTGGGCTTGCCGCCGCGCTGACCGCTGTCGCGGCCAGGTCGAGCGTGCCGACCTCGGTCGAGGTCGACCTGCCGGCCGAGCGCCCGACGCCCGCGATCGAGAACGCCGCCTACTTCGTCGCGAGCGAGGCTCTGGCCAACACCGCCAAGCACGCCGCCGCGACGTCGGCGACCGTCCGGGTCAGGTATCTACCGACCGGCGCGGGGGTGCTCCGCATCGAGGTGCACGACGACGGCCGCGGCGGCGCGGCGCTCGGCAAGGGGCACGGTCTGGCGGGCCTCGCCGACCGGGTCGCGGGACTCGGCGGCACGCTGGACCTCGTGAGCCCGGTCGGGGGCCCGACGTCGGTCGTGGCCGAGCTGCCCCTGACCTGA
- the gatC gene encoding Asp-tRNA(Asn)/Glu-tRNA(Gln) amidotransferase subunit GatC has translation MSTISREEVARLAALARIDLTDAELTRLAGELDVIVESVARVSEIATADVPATSHPLPLTNVYREDLAEEPLPVADVLAGAPATEGTRFAVPQILEED, from the coding sequence ATGTCCACCATCTCCCGCGAGGAGGTCGCACGCCTTGCGGCCCTTGCCAGGATCGACCTGACCGATGCCGAGCTGACGCGCTTGGCCGGCGAGCTCGACGTGATCGTCGAGTCCGTCGCCCGGGTCAGCGAGATCGCCACCGCCGACGTGCCCGCCACGAGCCATCCGCTGCCGCTGACCAACGTCTACCGCGAGGACCTCGCCGAGGAGCCGCTGCCGGTCGCCGACGTGCTCGCCGGTGCGCCCGCGACCGAAGGCACCCGGTTCGCCGTGCCGCAGATCCTCGAGGAGGACTGA